One window of Botrimarina mediterranea genomic DNA carries:
- a CDS encoding helix-turn-helix domain-containing protein, whose product MSNEHENSDGMLTIQQVAERLNVSARLVYKLASTGALKAYRIGGAIRITTAQLTEYLGQCELPKAERHKRQLKHLDL is encoded by the coding sequence ATGAGCAACGAGCACGAAAACAGCGATGGCATGCTGACGATTCAGCAAGTCGCCGAACGCCTGAACGTCTCCGCCCGGCTGGTCTACAAGCTGGCCTCGACGGGGGCTCTCAAGGCGTACCGCATCGGTGGCGCCATCCGCATCACGACGGCCCAGCTCACCGAGTACCTGGGGCAATGCGAGCTACCCAAGGCCGAGCGTCACAAGCGACAGCTCAAGCACCTCGACCTTTGA
- a CDS encoding tyrosine-type recombinase/integrase yields the protein MKQPQPFFRKFTQSWYVQLGGKQIALGKDEGEAFAKYRQIVGSPSGLDSHVTTVHELLDDYLEWVQQHRAAATYESTRFYLSAFAKTVGSQLKIAEVRPFHVTAWMACHKTWGDTSQHDAISILQRAFSWAVKRRMLDEHPLRDIEEKPAKQRREFVLTPEQWKLVTDHVGDARFVDLLTFLWETGCRPLEARQLEAGYCDLGNSLAVYPLQQSKGKRRRRVLFLNATAVEICRRLAEKHPTGPIFRNRLGNAWTKDAMQCRLSRLRDKLAMPELCAYTFRHSFATQGLMNGVDPVTLGHLMGHVDGTMVARQYQHLAANLDYLKNAAERVKGRGA from the coding sequence GTGAAGCAACCCCAGCCTTTCTTCCGTAAGTTCACCCAGAGCTGGTACGTCCAGCTCGGCGGCAAGCAGATCGCTCTGGGCAAGGACGAAGGCGAAGCCTTCGCCAAGTATCGGCAGATCGTCGGCAGCCCTAGCGGGCTGGACTCGCACGTCACGACCGTGCACGAGCTGCTCGACGACTACCTCGAATGGGTCCAGCAGCACCGAGCCGCGGCGACTTACGAGTCGACCCGCTTCTACCTCTCCGCGTTCGCGAAGACGGTCGGTTCGCAGCTCAAGATCGCCGAGGTTCGACCCTTCCACGTCACGGCGTGGATGGCCTGCCACAAGACTTGGGGCGACACGTCGCAGCACGACGCAATCAGCATCTTGCAGCGAGCGTTTAGCTGGGCCGTCAAGCGAAGGATGCTCGACGAGCACCCGCTGCGGGACATCGAAGAGAAGCCGGCTAAGCAGCGGCGTGAGTTCGTGCTCACGCCCGAGCAGTGGAAGCTGGTGACGGACCACGTCGGTGACGCCCGTTTCGTGGACTTGCTGACCTTCCTTTGGGAGACCGGCTGCCGGCCGCTCGAAGCGCGTCAACTCGAAGCCGGCTATTGCGACCTCGGGAACAGCCTTGCTGTCTATCCGCTCCAGCAGTCTAAGGGGAAGCGACGCCGTCGCGTGTTGTTCCTCAACGCGACGGCTGTGGAGATCTGCCGGCGGCTCGCTGAGAAGCACCCGACCGGCCCCATCTTCCGCAACCGCCTTGGCAACGCGTGGACGAAGGACGCCATGCAGTGTCGGTTGAGCCGGCTGCGGGACAAGCTGGCGATGCCCGAGCTGTGTGCGTATACGTTCCGGCATTCGTTTGCGACGCAGGGCTTGATGAACGGTGTTGATCCGGTGACGCTCGGCCACCTGATGGGCCACGTCGATGGCACGATGGTCGCTAGGCAGTACCAGCACCTGGCGGCCAACCTCGACTACCTCAAGAACGCGGCGGAACGCGTCAAAGGTCGAGGTGCTTGA